A stretch of the Capsicum annuum cultivar UCD-10X-F1 chromosome 8, UCD10Xv1.1, whole genome shotgun sequence genome encodes the following:
- the LOC107845057 gene encoding uncharacterized protein LOC107845057, translating into MAALSPSNYSQQPHFPVPQKASTVKQQQQQQVSNSKSCSHVFLKSVLVMFVLVVVPLFPSQAPDFITQSVVTQFWELFHLLFIGIVVCYGLFCKRSETHSRFDSTTSDDAYASGMSNVVSIFDNGVENYCGFDEKRVIPNWDSQFLNHESSVQERFDFVEGEISRSFSNENGVTNWDSQILHYEYRGQERSNLDKVEKSRFFSGIDGVENTEVFNEREVGQVWNSQYFFGESMVVVANGNYGVEKVSHIDHKPLGLPVRSLRYRANAENSESVVEDIANSGGSSGSIGYEVREEKIRGMAPSNLSRKFEEASGPRQVSWRSRSQKRELEGVNTVRPPSHSRPHSVGQLEFGSLKSRSFGKPESSRTSPTSCSPGITSPSSSCSLENESGKMPHCDPHYAFESISSQQTGASVGESAVLTSNVKQSSNESCSEMNVLLRDDYVEEDAKKMKMYPSSREACHVQGHPHFKSHSAGETEFEHQEPWSFWNRVRAHIVPSSSSPRTISPPISSVPPEMSNSRRQDLERLNNVKPPPIQVSQPTARSVDDPAALITSKTRRSTVGSSTEFDTLRTSKDKLKDVAPVNGEATHHTSKSRAFSVGSSSEITLQEGSKDKLKHASKDLKQDSSYTQKESVNALVSDVKQPARAKISSRGKSVRTFRTRRSYIERSKRKVDCPKEGGDINEISCNQFDTISSLKCISREGDSKPPVDSRKGILDNCEPIPSSAFFESEPEEKQHVANTDLMESKDNSESKVNSESNSHVSSDEEADFDLADDVDLGSEVDRKAGEFIAKFREQIRLQKIESFRRTSG; encoded by the coding sequence ATGGCAGCACTTTCACCTTCAAACTATTCTCAACAACCCCATTTCCCAGTTCCTCAAAAAGCCTCAACAGTTAAGCAACAGCAGCAGCAACAAGTAAGCAACAGTAAGTCTTGTTCTCACGTTTTCTTGAAATCTGTACTAGTCATGTTTGTTCTTGTGGTTGTCCCACTTTTTCCTTCTCAAGCTCCTGACTTTATAACTCAAAGTGTAGTAACTCAGTTTTGGGAGCTTTTTCATCTGCTGTTTATTGGCATTGTTGTGTGTTATGGCTTGTTTTGTAAGAGAAGTGAAACACATTCAAGATTTGATAGTACTACTTCAGATGATGCATATGCTTCTGGGATGTCTAATGTAGTTTCAATCTTTGATAATGGGGTTGAAAATTATTGTGGGTTTGATGAGAAAAGAGTGATCCCAAATTGGGATTCTCAGTTCTTGAATCATGAGAGTAGTGTACAGGAAAGATTTGACTTTGTTGAGGGTGAAATAAGTAGAtctttttcaaatgaaaatggggTCACAAATTGGGATTCTCAGATTTTGCATTATGAGTATAGGGGTCAAGAAAGGTCTAATCTTGATAAGGTTGAGAAAAGTAGATTCTTTTCGGGTATAGATGGGGTCGAAAACACGGAGGTGTTTAATGAGAGGGAAGTAGGTCAAGTTTGGAATTCTCAGTACTTTTTTGGTGAATCAATGGTGGTTGTTGCGAATGGAAACTATGGGGTTGAAAAGGTATCCCACATTGACCATAAACCTTTAGGCTTGCCTGTTAGGAGCCTGAGATACAGAGCTAATGCTGAAAACTCTGAATCTGTTGTTGAAGATATCGCTAATTCAGGGGGTTCGTCTGGTAGTATTGGTTATGAAGTTAGAGAGGAGAAGATAAGAGGTATGGCTCCCAGCAATTTGAGTAGGAAGTTTGAGGAAGCTTCTGGACCTCGCCAAGTTTCATGGCGCTCGAGGTCTCAGAAGAGGGAGCTAGAAGGAGTGAATACAGTTAGACCACCTTCGCATTCTAGACCTCACTCGGTTGGACAATTGGAGTTTGGGTCTCTCAAGTCTAGGTCATTCGGTAAACCGGAATCCTCTAGGACTAGTCCTACCTCTTGTTCACCTGGCATTACCTCACCTTCATCCTCTTGTTCATTGGAGAATGAAAGTGGAAAAATGCCACACTGTGACCCACATTATGCATTTGAGAGTATATCCTCACAACAGACAGGAGCATCCGTTGGAGAATCAGCAGTTTTAACTTCAAATGTCAAACAATCTAGCAATGAGTCATGTTCAGAAATGAATGTGCTGCTGAGAGATGACTACGTCGAGGAGGATGCAAAAAAGATGAAAATGTATCCTTCCAGCAGAGAAGCATGTCATGTTCAAGGTCATCCACATTTTAAGTCCCACTCTGCTGGAGAAACTGAGTTTGAGCATCAGGAGCCATGGTCATTCTGGAATCGAGTACGCGCTCATATTGTTCCCAGTTCTTCTTCGCCCAGAACAATCTCACCACCAATATCTTCTGTCCCTCCAGAAATGTCAAACTCCAGACGGCAAGACCTCGAGAGACTCAATAATGTCAAGCCTCCACCCATCCAAGTTAGTCAACCAACAGCGAGATCAGTTGATGATCCAGCTGCACTTATCACTTCAAAGACTAGACGATCTACTGTTGGTTCTTCCACCGAGTTTGATACACTTCGCACATCTAAAGATAAACTGAAGGATGTTGCACCTGTGAATGGTGAAGCAACACACCATACCTCAAAGTCTCGAGCATTTAGCGTTGGTTCTTCTTCAGAAATAACCTTGCAGGAAGGTTCAAAAGATAAATTGAAGCATGCCAGTAAGGATCTTAAACAGGATTCATCGTACACACAAAAAGAAAGTGTCAACGCCTTGGTCTCGGATGTGAAACAGCCAGCGCGGGCGAAAATTTCATCAAGGGGAAAATCAGTCAGAACATTTAGAACCCGAAGAAGTTATATTGAAAGATCCAAAAGAAAGGTTGATTGTCCAAAAGAAGGTGGAGATATAAATGAGATAAGTTGTAATCAATTTGACACAATATCTTCCTTGAAATGCATTAGTCGAGAAGGGGATTCGAAACCACCAGTCGATTCCAGAAAAGGCATTCTTGACAATTGTGAGCCAATTCCAAGCTCAGCATTCTTTGAAAGTGAGCCTGAAGAAAAGCAACATGTTGCAAATACAGACCTTATGGAGTCCAAGGATAATTCAGAATCCAAAGTGAACTCAGAGAGTAATTCTCACGTGAGTTCAGATGAAGAAGCTGACTTTGACCTTGCTGATGATGTGGATCTAGGAAGTGAGGTTGATAGAAAAGCTGGTGAATTCATTGCCAAATTCAGAGAACAGATTAGGCTTCAGAAAATTGAATCATTTCGACGGACCAGTGGTTAG
- the LOC107845066 gene encoding putative late blight resistance protein homolog R1A-10, which translates to MVDVAVSFLLENLTQLLRDNAELIVGVKGEAENLLEDLSEFNAFLKQAAIVRSENPVLKELVKSIRKVVNRAEDAIDKFVIEAKLHKDRGVTRLWENIGHYKKVKDVAEEIKGIRDRVREIRQNNAHGLQALQDHDDLVNRGGEERQPPVVEEDDVVGFDEEAQKVIDRLLEGSDDLEVVPVVGMPGLGKTTLANKIFKHPKIEYEFFTRLWLYVSQSYKVKELYLNIISKFTGKTKQYHDMSEKDLADVVRGILEEGGKYLIVLDDVWSREAWDRIKIAFPKNNKRNRVLLSTRHHTIAKYCNERPHNLKFLTDEESWILLEKKAFHKAKCPPELETHGQSIARKCKGLPLAIVVIAGALIGKGKTTMEWEQVDQSVGEHLISRDHANNCNKLVRMSYDDLPYDLKACFLYFGAFPRGFLIPAWKLIRLWTAEGFIQYKGNLSLECKAEHYLNDLVNRNLVMVMRRTSDGQIKTCRVHDMLYEFCWQEATTEENLFHEVKVGVEQSISEMSTYRRLCIHSTVLEFISKKPSAEHVRSFLCFPSEKVEIPPTAIANIPKGFPLLRVLDTESIKISRFCKEFFQLYHLRYIAFSFDLIKVLPKHVGELWNVQTLIVNTQQTNLDIQADIWNMPRLRHLHTNTSAKLPTPTTPKTSKFTLVNQSLQTLCTIAPESCTEDVLSRAPNLKKLGIRGKIAKLLEPSKTALFSNVKKLQCLENLKLINVGQTDQKQLRLPPAYIFPSKLRKLTLSDTWLEWDDMSVLGQLEYLQVLKLKDNAFQGEYWETKVGGFRSLLVLCIVRTTLASWHASGDHFPRLKHLLLISCDKLAEVPIGLADIRSLQVMELRNATKPAAKSARCIQAKKSKLQTVKSQRFELSIFPPDV; encoded by the exons ATGGTTGATGTAGCAGTGAGCTTTCTGCTGGAGAACTTGACGCAGTTGTTGCGGGACAATGCGGAGTTAATAGTAGGAGTTAAAGGTGAAGCAGAGAATCTACTTGAAGATCTAAGTGAATTCAATGCTTTTCTCAAGCAAGCTGCCATTGTTCGCAGCGAAAATCCAGTACTGAAAGAGTTGGTGAAGAGTATCAGGAAAGTAGTCAATCGAGCTGAAGATGCTATTGATAAATTTGTAATAGAAGCTAAGCTTCACAAGGACAGAGGGGTAACAAGGTTGTGGGAAAATATTGGACATTATAAAAAAGTGAAGGATGTTGCAGAGGAGATTAAAGGTATTAGAGATAGAGTTAGAGAAATCAGGCAAAACAATGCACATGGACTTCAGGCACTTCAAGATCATGATGATTTGGTCAATAGAGGTGGGGAAGAGAGACAG CCTCCTGTGGTTGAGGAAGATGATGTGGTGGGATTTGACGAGGAGGCGCAGAAGGTAATCGACCGTCTTCTTGAAGGCTCAGATGATTTAGAGGTAGTTCCAGTTGTTGGAATGCCCGGTCTTGGCAAAACTACATTAGCCAATAAGATTTTCAAGCACCCGAAGATTGAATACGAGTTCTTTACTCGACTTTGGCTTTATGTTTCCCAATCATATAAGGTAAAAGAATTATATCTCAACATCATCAGTAAATTCACCGGAAAAACCAAGCAGTACCATGATATGTCTGAGAAGGATTTAGCTGATGTTGTACGAGGTATTTTGGAAGAAGGCGGAAAATACTTGATTGTCTTGGATGATGTATGGTCTAGAGAAGCTTGGGATCGTATCAAGATTGCTTTCCCAAAAAATAATAAGCGCAATAGAGTATTGTTGTCCACTCGACATCACACAATTGCTAAATATTGCAACGAGAGgcctcataatttaaaatttctcACTGATGAAGAGAGTTGGATTTTGCTGGAGAAAAAAGCTTTTCACAAGGCTAAATGTCCTCCCGAATTGGAAACACACGGACAGAGCATAGCTAGGAAGTGTAAAGGATTACCTCTTGCTATTGTGGTGATTGCTGGAGCTCTAATTGGGAAAGGCAAGACAACGATGGAGTGGGAGCAAGTGGATCAGAGTGTGGGCGAACACCTCATAAGTAGAGATCACGCaaataattgtaataaattggtGCGGATGAGTTATGATGATTTGCCTTATGACTTGAAagcttgctttttatattttggtGCATTCCCCAGAGGCTTTTTAATCCCTGCTTGGAAATTGATCCGCTTATGGACCGCGGAAGGGTTCATCCAGTACAAAGGAAACTTATCCCTTGAGTGTAAAGCTGAGCATTACTTGAATGATCTTGTCAACAGAAATTTAGTGATGGTGATGCGAAGGACTTCTGATGGCCAAATCAAAACTTGCCGTGTTCATGACATGTTGTATGAGTTTTGCTGGCAGGAGGCCACGACTGAGGAGAATCTTTTCCATGAAGTAAAAGTCGGTGTTGAGCAATCTATTAGTGAAATGTCCACTTACCGGCGCTTGTGCATTCATTCCACTGTTCTGGAATTCATTTCTAAGAAGCCCTCTGCTGAGCATGTTAGGTCATTCCTATGTTTTCCTTCAGAAAAAGTTGAAATTCCCCCAACTGCCATTGCAAACATACCAAAAGGTTTTCCATTGCTAAGGGTGTTGGATACGGAGTCCATCAAAATCAGTCGCTTTTGCAAGGAGTTCTTTCAGTTGTATCATCTGAGGTATATTGCTTTCTCATTTGACTTGATCAAGGTCCTTCCTAAACATGTCGGGGAACTTTGGAACGTACAAACCCTCATCGTCAACACACAACAGACCAATCTTGATATTCAAGCAGACATATGGAACATGCCCCGCCTGAGGCATCTGCACACCAACACATCTGCTAAATTGCCGACACCTACTACCCCAAAAACTAGTAAGTTTACCTTGGTAAATCAAAGCCTACAAACCCTCTGCACAATTGCACCTGAAAGCTGCACCGAGGATGTTCTCTCGAGGGCTCCAAACTTGAAAAAACTGGGCATTCGTGGCAAAATTGCTAAGCTACTGGAACCAAGTAAGACTGCATTGTTCAGCAATGTTAAGAAGCTGCAATGTCTTGAGAACTTGAAGCTGATTAATGTTGGTCAGACTGATCAGAAACAATTACGCCTTCCTCCGGCATATATATTTCCTTCAAAGTTGAGAAAGTTGACATTATCAGACACCTGGTTGGAGTGGGATGATATGTCGGTATTGGGTCAGTTGGAGTACCTTCAAGTCTTGAAGCTGAAAGACAACGCATTTCAGGGAGAGTATTGGGAGACAAAGGTTGGAGGCTTTCGTTCCCTACTAGTGTTATGCATTGTAAGGACAACCTTAGCTTCTTGGCATGCTTCAGGTGATCACTTCCCCAGACTTAAGCATCTGCTTCTCATATCCTGTGATAAACTTGCGGAGGTCCCCATTGGCCTGGCCGATATACGCAGCCTCCAAGTGATGGAGTTGCGAAATGCGACCAAACCAGCAGCAAAATCTGCCCGCTGTATACAAGCCAAAAAAAGCAAGCTGCAAACCGTTAAATCCCAAAGGTTTGAGCTTTCTATATTCCCTCCTGATGTCTGA